A segment of the Anaerolineae bacterium genome:
TAATGAAAATAGGGAGGGGAAAGCCGGCGGGTAGCCGAAAGGTCCGGGCTTTCTAGGAGGCAGACCATGGGTCCCGGCCGCAAACGCTGGAACCGTACAGCCTGGGTGGTGGCGCTCGGGGTGGCGCTGATCGCCGGCCTTGCCTTCGTTCCCCTGGCTTGGGCAGAAGGCCCGTCCGGGGATTGGCCAGCGCTCCCGCTGGCCGGCGCGCAAGAGGGCACCGCGCCTGCCTCCGCGCCCGGCCGGCTGGTGATCGGCTTTCAACCTGGCGTGACGCAGGGGGAACAGCGAACCTTCCTGGCCAGCCGTGGGTGGACGGTGTTGCGGCGCATGCCGGCCCTCAACGCCGCGGTGGTGTCGGTGCCGAAAGGGCAGGAGGAAGCGCTGGCCGGTGAGATGAGGGCACTGCCGGCGGTGCGCTACGCCGAGCCTGATGCGATCGTCCAGGCGCTGGACATACCCGATGATCCCTACTTTGATGAACAGTGGAACATGCTATCGATCAGGATGATCCCGGCTTGGGATATCAGTGTCGGCTCGGCGGATGCGGTGATTGCCATTGTGGACACCGGCATTGACCTGGGCCATCCGGAGCTGGCCGGCAGGCTCGTCGCCGGCTACGATTTTGTCAATGAGGATCCGGAGGCGAGCGATGACAAGGGCCACGGCACCTTCTGCGCCGGCCTGGCCGGCGCGATGGGCGACAACGGCCAGGGGATTGCGGGGGTGGCCTGGAACGTGCGGCTGATGCCGGTCAAGGTGCTGGGCAGCGATGGTACTGGATATGCCAGTGATGTGGCGGCCGGCATAGTGTGGGCGGTGGATCACGGGGCGGATGTCATCAACCTGAGCCTTGGCTCGTCACAGAGTGTGCGCGTAGTTGAGGATGCGGTGAATTACGCCCTCTCCCACGATGTGGTAGTCGTGGCGGCCGCCGGCAATACGTATCATCTGGATAACCACCCGATATATCCGGCCATGTATCCGGGGGTGATCGCGGTGGCCGCGGTCGGGGCCAACGATGAGCATGCCTATTATTCCACCACCGGGGATTTTGTGGATGTGGCGGCGCCCGGCGGAAACAGTGAGAGCAGTCGCAGGGTTTTCTCGATCTATGGAGATGGCCTGTCCAGGGGCTATGCCTGGGGGGAGGGGACCTCGTTTGCCGCTCCCCACGTCGCCGGCATGGCTGCTCTCCTGCGCTCCGTAAAGCCCTCGCTCTCTCCACTTCAGGTGGCGGAAATTATCACCAGCACCGCCCAAGACAGGGGCGCGCCCGGATGGGACCCGGAGTACGGCTGGGGGCGGGTGGATGTGCTCCAGGCGCTGATCCGGGCGGCCAACGCTTCTCTGCGCGTGGAGCCGGCGGCCAGCGCGGTTTCCCAGGATACCATTTTTCGCCTCAATGTAGTGCTCTCCAGCGACTTTCTGCCGGTCGAATCGGCGAATGTGATCCTGCATTTCGATCCGGCGGTCCTGCAGGTGGTGGATGTCAGCGGACAGCCGGCAACCACCATCATCCCGGGGGAGGCGCTTCCTATTCTTCTGTGGGCGCAGGCGGATAATGCCGCCGGCACGGTGCTGTTCGACGCGCGGGCCTCATACTCGGGGCCGGCGCCCCGAGGGGATATCGTCCTGTTCACGGTGCGCTTCCGCGCCCTGGCGCAGACGCTGACGCCCGAAGGCACTCGTATCTCCATTGACCCCATGTCTCAGGCCTTCTATTACGGGCAGGAGCTGGTGGCGGAGCGCCGGGATGCCGGCGTGGTGGTGCAGGCACCCTGGTTCATCGGCGCGGTGCGCCTGCAGGGGCACGGCGTCTCTCCCTGCGCGCGCTGGAGCGATTATGCGCTGACAGTGCAACTGCTGGATGCCGCCGGCAGTGTCGTGCGCTCCTTCGATGTGACCACCGATGAGACCGGACGATTCGCCCTGCTGTCCCCACCTTCAGGGACCTTTGACATGCTGGTGAAAGGCCGGCATTCGCTGAGCACTCTCCGGCGCGGTGTTACCCTGCCGGCTGTCGGCGTGGTAGATATGGGCACCCTGCTGGAAGGGGATGCCAGCGGAGATGACCGGGTCTCGGGGGTGGACTTCTCCATCCTTGCCACCGCCTACGCCACCCAACGGGGGGATGCCGGCTGGGATGAGCACGCCGATTTCAACGATGACGGGCGTATCACCGCCCTGGACTTTTCCCTGCTGGCGTCCAATTATGCCCTGGAAGGGCCGATCGTTGTGGCCGGCACCCAGGCAGCGTCCACGCTCCCGCCACAGCGCAAGATGCGGCTGTGGCTGGCGCCGGAACGGCAGTTGGTGCACGCCGGCGACATTGTGGAGCTGAACGTACTGCTGGACACCGCCGGCGGCGCGGTGGATGCGGCGGAATTCGCCATCAGCTATGACCCGGATATCCTTCAGCCGGTGGCCGGCGCCGCAGTGGGCGCGGATCTGCCAGTGGTATTGCAGAACCGGGCGGATAGCCAGCGGGGGGTGATCTCGGTGGCGCTGGGCAGGGAACTGCGGGGCCGGCCGGCGGAGGGTGCCGCAGTGCGTCTGGCCACCCTGCGCTTCAAGGCTCTGCGCCCTACCCGCAACGGCCTGCGGGGCACCGATGTGCGCTTCCTGCCGGGGAGCGACGTCTATTTCGCCGGCAGTGGGCTGATCAACCGGCACGCGGATGCGGTGGTTGTGGTGGCGGTTGCCCCGGCGAAATCGCCGTGAGCGGATGAGCCTCGCATCATAGCAGGCGGCGGGAGCACCAAAGGCTCCCGCCGCCTTTTCGCATCATTTGACGGCCGATTGGAAGGCGGCGAACGCCTGCTGGAGGAGCTCCCGCCGGCGGAGCAGTTCCAGCACCGTCAGCGCCATGATGCGCGCCGCGCTCAGCATGGCGCGGTGGCCGCCTGGCCCGCCGGCCGCCTGGGCCACCTCGCGCGAGTGCCAGGCTGTGCCGGGGGGCAGTCCGATATCGATCATGAAGCTGGCGGCCGGCACGGCGTGGCTGAGATTGCCGAAATCGGTGGAAGCCCCCAACTCGACCGGCGCCCCGAAGGGGATGCCGCATTCCTTCGCGGCCTGCTCCAGCAGGCCGGCCAGCACCGGATTATTGAGGGTGCTGTCAATCTCCGATGTGCGGACGATCTCCACCTGGGCGCCGGTGGCGATGGATGCGCCGCGGGCACAGTTCTCCACCTTTGGCAATAACTCCTCGAACAGATAGCGGCGGTCCTCGGCGCGCACGATGATCTGGGCGGCGGCGAAGGCGTGGATGACATTTGGCACCTCGCCGCCGTGGGTGATGTTGCCGTGGATGCGCGCTTCTGGCTTGATGTGCTGGCGCAGGGCATTGATGGCATTGAAGGTCAGGAGCACTCCGTCGAGGGCGTTGATGCCGTTCCAGGGATCGGCGGCGGCGTGCGCCGGCCGGCCGTGGAAAGAGATGTTCAAGCTGACCAGGGCGCGATCCTTGGTCAGCAGGCCGGTGGCCGTCCAAGGGTGAAACTCCAGGGCGGCGTCGATGTCGGAGAAGGCGCCGGCGCGCAGGAGACGCACCTTGCCGGGGGTCTGATAGAGGATTTCCTCCGCCGGCGTGCCAATGACGGCCACGGAACCCTCCAGCTCCGCGATGACAGCGGCCGCGCCGAGGGCAGCGCCGACAGCACTGCCGGCGATGAGGTTGTGCCCGCACCCATGTCCGATCTCTGGGAGCGCGTCATACTCAGCAATGAGGGCGATGGTGGGCCGGTCCGCGCCTACCTGGGCGCGGAACGCAGTTTCTACTCCACCGTAGGGGAACTGTA
Coding sequences within it:
- a CDS encoding S8 family serine peptidase, with the protein product MGPGRKRWNRTAWVVALGVALIAGLAFVPLAWAEGPSGDWPALPLAGAQEGTAPASAPGRLVIGFQPGVTQGEQRTFLASRGWTVLRRMPALNAAVVSVPKGQEEALAGEMRALPAVRYAEPDAIVQALDIPDDPYFDEQWNMLSIRMIPAWDISVGSADAVIAIVDTGIDLGHPELAGRLVAGYDFVNEDPEASDDKGHGTFCAGLAGAMGDNGQGIAGVAWNVRLMPVKVLGSDGTGYASDVAAGIVWAVDHGADVINLSLGSSQSVRVVEDAVNYALSHDVVVVAAAGNTYHLDNHPIYPAMYPGVIAVAAVGANDEHAYYSTTGDFVDVAAPGGNSESSRRVFSIYGDGLSRGYAWGEGTSFAAPHVAGMAALLRSVKPSLSPLQVAEIITSTAQDRGAPGWDPEYGWGRVDVLQALIRAANASLRVEPAASAVSQDTIFRLNVVLSSDFLPVESANVILHFDPAVLQVVDVSGQPATTIIPGEALPILLWAQADNAAGTVLFDARASYSGPAPRGDIVLFTVRFRALAQTLTPEGTRISIDPMSQAFYYGQELVAERRDAGVVVQAPWFIGAVRLQGHGVSPCARWSDYALTVQLLDAAGSVVRSFDVTTDETGRFALLSPPSGTFDMLVKGRHSLSTLRRGVTLPAVGVVDMGTLLEGDASGDDRVSGVDFSILATAYATQRGDAGWDEHADFNDDGRITALDFSLLASNYALEGPIVVAGTQAASTLPPQRKMRLWLAPERQLVHAGDIVELNVLLDTAGGAVDAAEFAISYDPDILQPVAGAAVGADLPVVLQNRADSQRGVISVALGRELRGRPAEGAAVRLATLRFKALRPTRNGLRGTDVRFLPGSDVYFAGSGLINRHADAVVVVAVAPAKSP
- a CDS encoding M20 family metallopeptidase, whose amino-acid sequence is MDSLQMRALSAIDEERGALVKLADDLHAHPEVGYQEHYAAARLTAFLRERGFQVQFPYGGVETAFRAQVGADRPTIALIAEYDALPEIGHGCGHNLIAGSAVGAALGAAAVIAELEGSVAVIGTPAEEILYQTPGKVRLLRAGAFSDIDAALEFHPWTATGLLTKDRALVSLNISFHGRPAHAAADPWNGINALDGVLLTFNAINALRQHIKPEARIHGNITHGGEVPNVIHAFAAAQIIVRAEDRRYLFEELLPKVENCARGASIATGAQVEIVRTSEIDSTLNNPVLAGLLEQAAKECGIPFGAPVELGASTDFGNLSHAVPAASFMIDIGLPPGTAWHSREVAQAAGGPGGHRAMLSAARIMALTVLELLRRRELLQQAFAAFQSAVK